The following proteins are co-located in the Camelina sativa cultivar DH55 chromosome 12, Cs, whole genome shotgun sequence genome:
- the LOC104733325 gene encoding putative B3 domain-containing protein At5g35780, translating into MPLGFQITMKTYEDDLESMKKNMWSNLYELADVATKVYEDEQRKKKGKSKIVSEEEEDDDERFRFLDYVPKKIRSSLRYSQQRNYENLNGDSTSSSSSLRDLRCFETRSWLHYNTAEIESPPNPNSQSSSCLTESTSRKSRALVPQPRSSSGKFKKTKVVASLPRIARGTPEWLVEVMREMGVADEDPMLIFEKPLSASDVKSDLSRLLLPFSMLTTKDFLTPAEYAAIRRQDIEEENIGVGTILVNKKSEMHYKKTCSLRLQFVTLFLVTNNCNVFGTNL; encoded by the coding sequence ATGCCCTTAGGGTTCCAAATCACAATGAAGACATACGAAGATGATCTTGAGTCTATGAAGAAGAACATGTGGTCGAATCTCTATGAATTGGCGGATGTTGCGACTAAAGTGTATGAAGACGAACAAcgcaagaaaaaaggaaaatctaAGATcgtttctgaagaagaagaagacgacgacgagagGTTCAGATTCTTGGATTATGTCCCTAAAAAGATTAGGTCTTCGCTAAGATACTCACAACAACGAAACTATGAGAATCTTAATGGGgattctacttcttcttcttcatcgctccGCGACCTTCGTTGTTTTGAGACTCGTTCTTGGCTCCATTACAACACGGCTGAGATTGAAAGCCCTCCAAACCCTAATTCCCAGTCTTCTTCTTGCCTAACGGAGAGCACAAGCCGCAAGAGCCGTGCCTTGGTGCCGCAACCAAGGAGTAGTAGTGGTAAgttcaagaaaacaaaggtGGTTGCTTCTTTGCCACGGATAGCTAGAGGGACACCGGAGTGGCTTGTGGAGGTGATGAGAGAGATGGGCGTAGCCGACGAAGACCCGATGCTGATCTTTGAGAAACCACTATCCGCGAGTGATGTCAAGTCAGACCTGAGCCGTCTCTTGCTCCCTTTCAGTATGCTAACCACAAAAGACTTCTTGACGCCTGCTGAGTATGCAGCCATACGGAGACAAGACATCGAGGAAGAGAACATTGGTGTGGGAACGATTCTGGTGAATAAAAAATCTGAgatgcactacaagaaaacatgcagtTTGAGACTACAGTTTGTGACtctttttttggtcacaaaTAATTGTAACGTTTTTGGGACGAATTTATAA
- the LOC104733326 gene encoding uncharacterized protein LOC104733326: MALSNFSLPLIPKSKPRVFPKLVATLTPPRSLKSNLSHEMLLFSASPTVAEIGALAGYDVVVVDLEHGPGSVSEALHCNRAVKAAGSSSVIRVQEVTSAWAKKAMDVEPNGVMFPKIENAKEAEYAVSLCCYPPDRVCGCAYNLVKVSDFGLPQTYLQDFKERLLIMSQLK, from the exons ATGGCTCTATCCAACTTTTCGCTTCCTCTAATTCCTAAGTCTAAGCCTAGAGTATTTCCGAAACTTGTAGCTACCTTAACCCCACCACGTTCTCTTAAGTCCAACTTAAGCCACGAGATGCTTCTCTTCTCGGCGTCTCCCACAGTGGCTGAGATCGGGGCCTTGGCAGGCTACGACGTAGTTGTTGTAGATTTGGAGCATGGACCCGGTAGCGTTAGTGAGGCTTTGCATTGTAACCGTGCGGTGAAGGCAGCTGGTTCTTCTAGTGTAATTCGTGTGCAAGAGGTGACTTCAGCCTGGGCTAAGAAAGCCATGGACGTCGAACCTAACGGAGTCATGTTTCCTAAAATAGAAAATGCAAAAGAAGCTGAATACGCCGTGTCTTTATGCTGTTACCCACCTGACAGAGTCTGTGGATGTGCGTACAATCTAGTAAAGGTTTCGGATTTTGGCTTGCCACAAACCTACCTACAAGACTTCAAAGAGAGGCTTCTCATTATGAGTCAG CTTAAGTAA